Proteins from a genomic interval of Pseudomonas anuradhapurensis:
- a CDS encoding cytochrome c, with protein sequence MAFEPAQIARGAQVVTAGDCAVCHTRPGGKYLAGGLPLVTPFGTLYSTNITPDAQTGIGSWPLEAFQRAMRDGISRDGHFLYPAFPYTHYRLLDDQDLADAYAYLMSGPPVYQPATPNRMKFPMNLRPLVAGWNLLFLHSAPFVPTAQASPQWNRGRYLVEGAGHCGGCHTPLNLLGAEKTGQALAGGVVDGWAAPSLLGLASRETPWTQAQLVDYLQAKVVDGHGTAAGPMRPVSQELARLPRSDVEAMAEYLLSLPASPHQPATLETKAVASAESSSLGGDLFQAACAGCHGAAAPMRSIDGRPALTATSSVQAPAPRNFIKTVLEGIASTPGEPGPAMPPFAASLNDQQLAALAAFVRGQAAPDRPWPDLHSTIQALREETP encoded by the coding sequence ATGGCATTCGAACCCGCACAGATCGCACGCGGTGCCCAGGTCGTCACCGCCGGCGACTGCGCGGTCTGCCATACGCGCCCTGGCGGCAAGTACCTGGCAGGCGGCCTGCCACTGGTGACGCCGTTTGGCACGCTGTACAGCACCAACATCACCCCTGACGCGCAGACCGGTATCGGCAGCTGGCCACTCGAAGCATTCCAGCGCGCCATGCGCGACGGGATTTCCCGCGATGGGCATTTCCTCTACCCAGCCTTCCCATACACGCATTACCGGCTGCTCGACGATCAGGACCTGGCGGACGCCTATGCCTACCTGATGAGCGGGCCTCCGGTGTACCAGCCGGCAACCCCCAACCGCATGAAGTTCCCGATGAACCTGCGCCCGCTGGTCGCGGGCTGGAACCTGTTGTTCCTGCATTCAGCGCCGTTCGTGCCGACCGCGCAGGCGTCGCCGCAGTGGAACCGTGGCCGCTACCTGGTCGAAGGCGCGGGCCACTGCGGCGGATGCCATACCCCTTTGAACCTGCTCGGTGCCGAGAAAACGGGCCAGGCGCTTGCCGGTGGCGTGGTTGACGGCTGGGCGGCCCCTTCCCTGCTCGGCCTGGCCAGCCGCGAAACGCCCTGGACCCAAGCCCAGCTGGTGGATTACCTGCAAGCCAAGGTCGTCGACGGCCATGGCACCGCGGCCGGCCCCATGCGCCCGGTCAGCCAGGAACTCGCGCGGCTGCCTCGGAGCGACGTCGAAGCCATGGCGGAATATCTGCTCAGTTTGCCGGCCTCCCCCCACCAACCCGCCACGCTCGAAACAAAGGCTGTGGCCTCGGCCGAATCGTCCAGCCTCGGGGGTGATCTGTTCCAGGCCGCCTGCGCAGGCTGCCACGGTGCAGCCGCACCGATGCGCAGTATCGACGGCCGGCCAGCGCTGACGGCGACGTCCTCGGTGCAAGCCCCTGCGCCACGCAACTTCATCAAGACGGTACTGGAAGGCATTGCCTCCACACCCGGTGAGCCCGGCCCGGCGATGCCGCCCTTCGCGGCCAGCCTGAACGACCAGCAGCTCGCCGCCCTGGCGGCCTTCGTCCGTGGCCAAGCCGCCCCAGATCGGCCGTGGCCGGATTTGCATTCGACTATTCAGGCTCTGCGCGAGGAGACCCCATGA
- a CDS encoding alkene reductase, with product MAPHLFNPIRVGALQLPHRIAMAPLTRSRAGQPGDIPTAMAAEYYAQRASAALIITEATQISRQGQGYAWTPGIYTAEQIAAWKQVSDKVHAQDGRIFMQLWHVGRVSHPSFQPDHGLPVAPSAIAAPGKTFIVDHDGNGVWGDVPVPRALEVEEIAAIIDDYRNAALNAMAAGMDGVEIHAGNGYLLDQFINSNSNQRSDPYGGSYQNRARLLLAVVQAVAREIGADRVGVRLTPMGRFMGMGDDTPFETFSYIVKSLNRYGLAYLHLVEPAVVGTVKDENFDPRWDEIILQLRDAWEGVLVIAGGYDAASAEQAIAEGRADVVAFGRPFLANPDLPRRIRDGLQLNTPDPATFFGGDERGYIDYPAHP from the coding sequence ATGGCCCCTCACCTGTTCAATCCCATTCGCGTGGGCGCCTTGCAACTGCCACACCGTATTGCCATGGCCCCCTTGACCCGCTCCCGTGCGGGCCAACCCGGCGATATCCCGACGGCAATGGCAGCGGAATATTATGCCCAGCGCGCCAGCGCAGCGTTGATCATCACCGAAGCCACGCAAATCTCCCGGCAGGGCCAAGGTTATGCATGGACCCCCGGCATCTACACGGCTGAACAGATCGCAGCCTGGAAACAGGTGAGCGACAAGGTGCACGCACAGGACGGCCGCATCTTCATGCAGCTGTGGCACGTCGGGCGCGTATCGCACCCCAGCTTCCAGCCTGACCATGGCCTGCCCGTGGCACCGAGTGCAATCGCAGCGCCCGGCAAGACGTTCATCGTCGACCACGACGGCAATGGCGTGTGGGGTGATGTACCGGTCCCGCGCGCCCTGGAAGTCGAAGAGATCGCGGCGATCATCGATGATTACCGCAATGCTGCGCTCAATGCCATGGCGGCGGGCATGGATGGCGTCGAGATCCACGCCGGCAACGGCTACCTGCTCGACCAGTTCATCAACAGCAACAGCAACCAGCGCAGCGACCCTTACGGCGGCTCGTACCAGAATCGGGCGCGCCTGCTGCTGGCGGTGGTCCAGGCCGTGGCGCGAGAGATCGGCGCCGATCGCGTCGGTGTGCGCCTCACCCCGATGGGGCGGTTCATGGGCATGGGCGATGACACCCCCTTCGAAACGTTCAGCTACATCGTCAAGTCGCTGAACCGCTACGGCTTGGCCTACCTGCACCTGGTCGAGCCCGCGGTCGTCGGTACCGTCAAGGACGAAAACTTCGACCCGCGCTGGGACGAGATCATCTTGCAGCTGCGCGATGCCTGGGAAGGTGTCCTGGTGATCGCAGGCGGCTACGACGCAGCTTCTGCCGAACAAGCGATTGCCGAAGGCCGTGCCGACGTGGTGGCTTTCGGCCGACCGTTCCTGGCCAACCCGGACTTGCCACGCCGTATCCGCGACGGCCTGCAACTCAACACCCCCGACCCAGCAACCTTCTTTGGTGGCGACGAACGAGGCTACATCGACTATCCAGCCCACCCCTGA
- a CDS encoding GlxA family transcriptional regulator: MYDFTILVTPGAFATSVAATLDILASAATVSGRLGLAAPRWRVCGPQPGPVALGHGLQLPVQPLEASAADHSCWVIPGIGVSDIELLEQRLAEPWTAPFLAALRSHIASGQEIAASCSAVFLLQAAGLLDGRRVTTSWWLAAHLQQLAPGCRVDPDFMVLADHPVTTAGAAFAQTDLMLHLLRRRLSPEIADAVGKALLLDRRQLQAPFVIPAVLAQGNALISRLTAEIERSLPEPASVTALAASVGMSERTLSRHVRKATGHSTRQLIQRVQLHKARALLESGDYSVEAVSAQVGYQDATALRRLMRRLLNATPRQLRQR, translated from the coding sequence ATGTACGATTTCACCATCCTGGTCACACCGGGGGCATTCGCGACGAGCGTCGCCGCCACCCTGGACATCCTCGCCAGCGCAGCCACCGTCAGCGGGCGGCTCGGCCTGGCCGCACCACGCTGGCGGGTTTGCGGCCCGCAACCGGGTCCGGTAGCGCTGGGCCATGGCCTGCAACTGCCGGTACAACCACTCGAAGCAAGCGCCGCGGACCATTCCTGCTGGGTCATACCGGGCATCGGCGTCAGCGACATCGAGCTGCTCGAGCAGCGCCTCGCCGAGCCATGGACAGCGCCCTTTCTCGCTGCGCTGCGCAGTCATATCGCCAGCGGCCAGGAAATTGCCGCATCCTGCTCGGCGGTGTTTCTGCTGCAGGCAGCCGGGCTGCTGGACGGCCGACGGGTGACCACCTCCTGGTGGCTGGCAGCGCATCTGCAGCAACTGGCACCCGGTTGCCGCGTAGACCCGGACTTCATGGTGCTGGCCGATCACCCAGTGACCACGGCAGGTGCCGCCTTCGCGCAAACCGACCTGATGCTGCACCTGCTTCGTCGGCGCCTGTCACCTGAAATCGCCGACGCGGTAGGCAAGGCGCTGCTGCTCGACCGCCGGCAACTGCAGGCGCCTTTTGTCATCCCCGCCGTGCTGGCCCAAGGCAATGCGCTGATCTCGCGCCTGACTGCCGAGATCGAGAGGTCGCTGCCGGAACCGGCCAGCGTCACGGCCCTGGCGGCAAGCGTCGGCATGTCCGAGCGGACCCTGTCGCGCCATGTGCGCAAGGCAACGGGACACTCCACCCGGCAGCTGATCCAGCGGGTACAGTTGCACAAGGCCCGGGCGCTGCTCGAGTCTGGCGACTATTCCGTCGAAGCGGTCTCGGCGCAGGTCGGCTACCAGGACGCAACGGCGCTGCGGCGGCTGATGCGGCGCCTGCTCAATGCCACCCCGCGACAATTGCGCCAGCGCTGA
- a CDS encoding GNAT family N-acetyltransferase, whose protein sequence is MSNLCPPVFLVSLSSPEEEALCRALRVRDDQSDFIASNAESLEQAADSPWCEPLAIRAMQTGELVGFLMHALDPDENSRWIYRLMIDRNHQGRGYGRAALRALMAHLHTLPGGPGVALGVDPENIGARRLYASEGFVETGEVIDGELIMRRMST, encoded by the coding sequence ATGTCCAATCTTTGCCCACCGGTGTTTCTTGTTAGCCTCAGCTCGCCAGAGGAAGAAGCACTCTGCCGCGCCCTACGGGTACGCGACGACCAAAGTGATTTTATTGCCAGCAATGCCGAATCGCTGGAACAGGCTGCCGATAGCCCGTGGTGTGAGCCGTTGGCCATACGGGCCATGCAGACTGGTGAGCTAGTCGGTTTCCTGATGCACGCCCTCGATCCGGATGAGAACAGCCGCTGGATCTACCGCCTGATGATTGACCGCAACCACCAGGGCCGCGGTTACGGGCGTGCTGCCCTACGAGCGCTCATGGCACATCTCCACACCTTGCCTGGAGGACCTGGCGTCGCCCTTGGTGTTGACCCCGAGAACATCGGCGCGCGACGTCTCTATGCTTCTGAAGGCTTTGTCGAGACCGGTGAAGTCATTGATGGCGAGTTGATCATGCGACGGATGTCTACGTGA
- a CDS encoding (2Fe-2S)-binding protein, giving the protein MSNVNLTVNGKLHSLDIDPDMPLLYALRNHLELNGAKYGCGLGQCGACTVIVDDQPVFACVTPCAGMQGRHVRTVESLGTPERPGPLQQAFIDTQAAQCGYCIAGMIMRAQALLEQNPRPDAATIRAHMATNLCRCGTHLRIIEAITRVVENGGLHVVHN; this is encoded by the coding sequence ATGAGCAACGTGAACCTTACAGTCAACGGCAAGCTGCACAGCCTGGATATCGACCCGGACATGCCGCTGCTCTATGCCTTGCGCAACCACCTGGAACTCAACGGCGCCAAGTATGGCTGCGGGCTGGGCCAGTGTGGCGCGTGCACCGTCATCGTCGACGACCAGCCGGTATTCGCCTGCGTGACCCCGTGTGCTGGCATGCAAGGCCGCCACGTGCGCACCGTCGAGAGCCTGGGCACGCCTGAACGGCCAGGCCCGCTGCAACAAGCCTTCATCGATACCCAGGCCGCGCAGTGTGGCTACTGCATCGCCGGGATGATCATGCGCGCCCAAGCCTTGCTGGAGCAGAATCCGCGGCCCGACGCAGCCACCATCCGCGCGCACATGGCCACCAACCTGTGTCGCTGCGGCACGCATCTTCGAATCATCGAAGCGATCACCCGCGTCGTCGAAAACGGTGGCCTGCATGTCGTCCACAACTGA
- a CDS encoding LysR family transcriptional regulator — protein sequence MDKFLALSMFVETVRCGGYSAAARKLGVATSSVARQVAALEAELGTTLITRSTRQNRLTDLGQAYFDNAVGILDALAAADGMVTDRGSEAKGKLRVSVPVEFGRRLISPHLGRFLASHPELEVSLNLSDERVDLYKDRIDLTVRLGSTVSSEDVICTTIGHFQRWLVASPGYLERHGAPTQPSELTQHSCMRFDYGGPMRDWLFEVADETVPVAVQGRMQSNNADILRQAAVAGQGVALLADWLVAEDVQQGRLTRLLPEYEVNPVSVNASINIVYLPINRASTRIRAFAHFMKQLVSVA from the coding sequence ATGGACAAGTTTCTCGCCTTGAGCATGTTCGTAGAAACGGTACGTTGCGGTGGCTACTCCGCCGCAGCCCGCAAGCTTGGCGTGGCAACATCGTCCGTGGCGCGTCAGGTGGCAGCACTGGAGGCGGAGCTGGGCACCACGCTCATTACCCGCAGCACCCGCCAGAACCGCCTGACCGACCTGGGCCAAGCCTATTTCGACAACGCGGTGGGCATTCTCGATGCGCTCGCTGCAGCCGATGGCATGGTCACCGACAGGGGCAGCGAAGCGAAAGGCAAGCTGCGGGTCAGCGTGCCGGTGGAGTTCGGCCGACGCTTGATCTCTCCCCACCTTGGTCGGTTTCTGGCGAGCCATCCAGAGCTGGAGGTCAGCCTCAACCTCAGCGACGAGCGCGTGGACCTTTACAAGGACCGTATCGACCTGACCGTGCGCCTGGGGTCGACCGTCTCCAGCGAGGACGTGATCTGCACCACCATCGGTCATTTCCAGCGTTGGCTGGTGGCCAGCCCGGGCTACCTGGAGCGACACGGTGCGCCGACGCAACCGAGCGAACTCACCCAGCATTCCTGCATGCGCTTCGATTACGGCGGGCCAATGCGCGACTGGCTGTTCGAGGTGGCTGACGAGACGGTACCCGTCGCGGTGCAGGGCCGGATGCAGAGCAACAATGCCGACATTCTCAGGCAGGCGGCGGTCGCCGGGCAGGGCGTTGCGCTGCTGGCCGACTGGCTGGTTGCCGAGGATGTGCAACAGGGCCGGCTCACCCGCTTGCTGCCTGAATATGAAGTGAACCCGGTGTCAGTCAACGCCTCGATCAATATCGTCTACCTGCCGATCAATCGCGCCTCGACGCGTATCAGGGCCTTTGCGCATTTCATGAAACAGCTGGTCAGTGTTGCCTAG
- a CDS encoding XdhC family protein: MQHLDVTVLEQALAWADEGHSVWLCTVLSTFGSAPRAPGAMLVAIQSGAHSGSLSGGCVEEAFLEALGRGEHAAPAQVICYGASAEERSRLQLPCGGSLDVLVEHRRPSAEWRAHLRQLLDALRGQRRLTRVIDLEGGLFSTRSRTDGSDTVVRIGSRLEISLGPALRLLLAGLSPVAEACAQFARALGFEVIACDPREEVATLALEGVTVIPLLPSIYIANGGCHEATAVVALTHDPRIDDLALMEAVHTPAFYIGAMGSKRTSERRAERLRRIGGLSAADVARLHMPIGLDIGSRTPAEIALSVMADVLRVYRGKARTAL, from the coding sequence ATGCAACATCTTGATGTGACGGTGCTGGAGCAGGCGCTGGCCTGGGCAGACGAAGGACACAGCGTGTGGTTATGCACGGTCCTTTCCACCTTCGGTTCGGCACCGCGCGCGCCTGGCGCAATGTTGGTGGCCATCCAGTCCGGCGCGCACAGCGGCTCGTTGTCCGGCGGCTGTGTCGAGGAGGCATTTCTCGAAGCACTCGGCCGTGGCGAGCATGCCGCACCAGCACAGGTCATCTGCTACGGCGCCAGTGCCGAGGAGCGAAGTCGCCTGCAGCTGCCGTGTGGCGGTAGCCTGGACGTACTGGTCGAGCACAGGCGCCCGAGCGCCGAATGGCGCGCCCACCTGCGCCAGTTGCTCGACGCGCTGCGCGGTCAACGTCGGCTGACCCGGGTGATTGACCTGGAAGGCGGCCTGTTCAGCACCCGCAGCCGCACCGACGGCAGCGACACCGTGGTGCGTATTGGCAGCCGCCTGGAGATCAGCCTGGGCCCGGCACTGCGCTTGCTGCTGGCAGGCCTGTCACCGGTTGCCGAGGCCTGTGCACAGTTCGCCCGGGCCCTGGGCTTTGAAGTGATCGCATGCGACCCGCGAGAAGAAGTGGCCACGCTGGCGCTGGAGGGCGTGACGGTGATTCCGCTACTGCCCTCGATCTACATCGCCAACGGCGGTTGCCACGAAGCGACGGCGGTCGTTGCGCTGACCCATGATCCTAGAATCGACGACCTCGCATTGATGGAGGCCGTGCACACGCCTGCCTTCTACATCGGTGCCATGGGCTCGAAACGGACCTCGGAAAGACGCGCGGAGCGATTGCGCCGGATCGGCGGTTTGTCGGCTGCGGATGTCGCCCGTCTGCACATGCCCATCGGCCTGGATATCGGCTCCAGGACCCCCGCCGAAATTGCATTGTCGGTCATGGCTGATGTGCTGCGGGTTTACCGAGGTAAAGCGCGAACGGCGCTTTGA
- a CDS encoding xanthine dehydrogenase family protein molybdopterin-binding subunit codes for MSSTTEFGRRAFLQGGSLLMAFALMPAARKALADTEVDTLGTVVLAPDLPGSLRTNPYLDAWIKVGVEGITVYTGKVELGTGVKTALLQIAAERLDVSPAAVTFLTADTALTPNEGYTAGSHTIFDSGTALFNAAAQVRQMLMESAARRWGVDVSSLQTGGAMITAPSGARMSYAEAVAGVDLHQYAKANSPDLPPAQFKLIGHAIPRLDIPAKVSGGAAFVQDMRLPDMLHARVIRPPRPGCTLTGFDKQAIERLPGIVKVVEDGNYLAVVARDEWQAIKAMRAGYAAATWTTGEVIPDQAVIHQLLPKLQSRRYPIQHEGQPTPSSGKTYRARVTKQYLMHGSIGPSCSLAWFKDGTLTVWTHTQGVFPLRAGIAEMLGLPLTAVRCIHAEGSGCYGHNGADDAAADAALIAMRVPGVPVRVQWMREQENLWEPYSSAMLTELEAGLDSSGRINHWKYQLWTTPHNERITNAGRLVPARLLARPFTSAPSVPIAQPEGDGDRNAIPLYQTGASDIDMHFISEMPFRTSAMRSLGAHINVFAIEACLDELAAQAGVDAVEFRLSHLTDPRARAVVERARDEFAWPRRSPAPGTGIGLGFARYKNIMGYCAVAVEIQVHPQTGEIAIQRVVTAVDVGQIVNPDGLRNQVEGGIVQSSSWTLYEAVSYDPGGVRSYDWSGYPILRFPQLPKHVEVHLIDQPGQPFLGAAEIVQGPMAAALGNAVADATGQRRLALPLARKA; via the coding sequence ATGTCGTCCACAACTGAATTCGGTCGCCGCGCGTTCCTGCAGGGCGGCAGCCTGCTGATGGCATTCGCGCTGATGCCGGCCGCCCGCAAGGCGCTGGCCGATACCGAGGTGGATACCCTCGGTACTGTCGTGCTCGCCCCGGATCTGCCCGGCAGCTTGCGCACCAACCCTTACCTCGACGCGTGGATCAAGGTCGGCGTCGAAGGCATCACCGTGTATACCGGGAAAGTGGAGTTGGGCACCGGGGTGAAGACCGCGCTGTTGCAGATTGCGGCCGAGCGGCTGGACGTCTCGCCGGCGGCGGTCACCTTCCTTACGGCGGACACGGCGCTGACACCGAACGAAGGCTACACGGCCGGCAGCCATACCATCTTCGACAGCGGCACGGCGCTGTTCAATGCCGCCGCGCAGGTGCGGCAGATGCTGATGGAGTCGGCCGCCAGGCGCTGGGGCGTGGACGTATCGTCGCTGCAGACAGGCGGTGCGATGATCACGGCCCCGTCCGGCGCCCGCATGAGCTATGCCGAGGCGGTAGCGGGCGTGGACCTGCATCAATATGCCAAGGCCAACTCGCCGGACCTTCCACCTGCGCAGTTCAAGCTCATCGGCCACGCCATCCCACGCCTGGATATTCCGGCCAAGGTCAGCGGTGGCGCGGCGTTCGTGCAGGACATGCGCCTGCCGGACATGCTCCATGCCCGGGTGATCCGGCCACCCAGGCCGGGCTGCACGCTCACCGGTTTCGATAAACAGGCGATTGAACGCCTGCCGGGCATCGTCAAGGTGGTCGAGGACGGCAACTATCTCGCCGTGGTGGCCAGGGATGAATGGCAGGCCATCAAGGCCATGCGGGCGGGCTACGCGGCGGCAACGTGGACCACTGGCGAGGTGATTCCGGACCAGGCCGTCATCCACCAGCTGCTGCCCAAGCTGCAATCCAGGCGCTACCCCATCCAGCACGAAGGCCAGCCGACGCCTTCAAGTGGCAAGACCTATCGGGCGCGTGTCACCAAACAATACCTGATGCACGGTTCCATCGGCCCCTCCTGCTCGCTGGCCTGGTTCAAGGACGGTACGTTGACCGTCTGGACCCATACCCAAGGTGTGTTCCCGCTGCGTGCGGGCATCGCCGAAATGCTCGGCCTACCGCTGACGGCTGTGCGCTGCATCCACGCCGAAGGTTCCGGATGCTACGGCCACAACGGTGCCGATGATGCCGCAGCCGACGCGGCGCTCATCGCCATGCGAGTACCAGGCGTGCCGGTGCGCGTGCAATGGATGCGCGAACAGGAAAACCTGTGGGAACCGTACAGCTCGGCCATGCTCACCGAACTGGAAGCCGGCCTGGACAGCAGCGGCCGCATCAACCACTGGAAGTACCAGCTATGGACCACGCCACATAACGAGCGCATCACCAACGCCGGCCGCCTGGTGCCCGCGCGCCTGCTCGCCCGCCCGTTCACCTCGGCGCCATCGGTGCCGATTGCCCAGCCAGAAGGGGATGGCGACCGCAACGCGATCCCGCTGTACCAGACGGGCGCAAGCGACATCGACATGCACTTCATCAGCGAAATGCCGTTCCGCACTTCGGCAATGCGCTCGCTGGGTGCCCATATCAATGTGTTTGCCATCGAGGCCTGCCTGGACGAACTGGCGGCGCAGGCAGGCGTGGATGCCGTCGAGTTCCGCCTCAGCCATCTCACCGACCCAAGGGCCCGCGCCGTGGTCGAACGGGCCCGCGATGAGTTCGCCTGGCCACGGCGGTCGCCTGCACCGGGCACGGGCATCGGCCTGGGCTTCGCCCGCTACAAGAACATCATGGGCTACTGCGCGGTGGCAGTGGAAATCCAGGTGCATCCGCAAACCGGCGAGATCGCGATTCAGCGGGTAGTCACGGCGGTGGACGTCGGGCAGATCGTCAACCCCGATGGGCTGCGCAACCAGGTCGAGGGTGGCATCGTCCAGTCGAGCAGCTGGACGCTCTACGAGGCGGTCAGTTATGACCCCGGTGGGGTACGCAGCTATGACTGGAGTGGCTATCCGATCCTGCGCTTCCCGCAACTGCCGAAACACGTGGAAGTGCACCTGATCGACCAGCCTGGCCAACCCTTCCTCGGTGCAGCCGAAATCGTCCAGGGCCCGATGGCCGCAGCCCTGGGTAACGCAGTGGCGGATGCCACCGGCCAGCGCCGGCTGGCGCTGCCGCTGGCCCGCAAGGCATGA
- a CDS encoding AraC family transcriptional regulator — MKEKSIASQRVLFIGRELSISEIADQASVCCAEIISAAEDLELEVVGPWIFVSHKMPNNSNDRFRIEFCLPVEGDFEEQIEGVRYQLLPALHCIYEDYRGPLSDLFSHGYAKLFEGARAAGCRLTDESREVYHNWQGPDSLDNHIELQFGIV, encoded by the coding sequence ATGAAGGAGAAAAGCATCGCCTCTCAGCGGGTACTTTTCATCGGACGCGAGCTATCCATCTCGGAAATTGCTGACCAAGCGTCAGTATGTTGTGCGGAGATTATTAGCGCGGCCGAAGATCTGGAGCTTGAGGTCGTCGGTCCATGGATTTTCGTTTCCCACAAGATGCCTAACAATTCCAACGACCGTTTTCGGATAGAATTCTGCCTGCCAGTGGAGGGTGACTTCGAAGAGCAGATCGAAGGGGTTCGCTATCAACTGCTACCGGCGTTACATTGCATCTATGAAGATTACCGAGGGCCACTCAGTGACCTCTTTTCCCATGGTTATGCGAAGCTCTTCGAAGGGGCTCGTGCAGCCGGCTGTAGACTAACCGACGAAAGCCGAGAGGTCTATCACAACTGGCAGGGACCAGATTCACTAGATAATCACATAGAACTCCAATTCGGCATCGTTTGA
- a CDS encoding tautomerase family protein, translated as MPNILIKVPAGAFNEAQREQLLKRVSEAAIAHEHMGSALPQRGLCWVLIEQVRGADWLCGGVNLHAQAIPCIVTVKVPAGVLDAQMRKDYVQGLHQAIEHCVGQADGRMLMTSIQLVDVADGTWGANGNLWHLADFTRAAGYGHLVARAQPCG; from the coding sequence ATGCCCAACATTCTGATCAAGGTACCTGCCGGAGCTTTCAACGAGGCGCAACGCGAACAGCTGCTCAAGCGCGTCAGCGAGGCCGCCATCGCCCACGAACACATGGGTAGCGCGCTACCGCAGCGCGGCCTGTGCTGGGTACTCATCGAGCAGGTCCGTGGCGCTGACTGGCTGTGTGGCGGGGTGAACCTGCACGCCCAGGCCATTCCCTGCATCGTCACGGTAAAGGTGCCGGCCGGGGTCCTCGATGCACAGATGCGCAAGGATTATGTGCAGGGCCTGCACCAGGCCATCGAACACTGCGTGGGGCAGGCTGACGGGCGCATGCTGATGACGTCGATACAGCTGGTCGACGTCGCCGATGGCACCTGGGGCGCAAACGGCAACCTCTGGCATCTCGCCGATTTCACCCGCGCTGCCGGTTACGGCCATCTTGTCGCTCGCGCCCAGCCATGCGGCTAA
- a CDS encoding DsbA family oxidoreductase, producing the protein MHIPPLLAFDFLDPWSWVAQRRLALAMSQVGQPLKVTFQPCRSPLSRAAAGMAYHDFLERRFGTQALIQQSLVAAEMRQLGIEPAFSQIVRLPDTRPALAAVLWLQRSGKPAHHFVESVFEALYCHGQDIGDPAVLKQLLLRERVALSEVVQFMHSDTFSEELQASEATAAAWAGRVIPSLRINGTVVFGAQTPSVLAPMLGFFGAQQE; encoded by the coding sequence ATGCACATTCCCCCGCTCCTGGCGTTCGACTTTCTTGACCCTTGGAGCTGGGTAGCGCAGCGCCGGCTTGCGCTCGCGATGAGCCAGGTCGGGCAACCACTGAAGGTCACTTTTCAGCCGTGCCGCTCGCCGTTGAGCCGTGCCGCCGCTGGCATGGCCTACCACGACTTTCTCGAACGTCGCTTTGGCACCCAGGCGCTGATACAGCAGTCCCTGGTGGCTGCGGAAATGCGCCAGCTTGGCATTGAACCGGCGTTCAGCCAGATCGTCCGCCTGCCCGACACGCGCCCCGCGCTTGCCGCTGTACTGTGGCTGCAGCGTAGCGGGAAACCCGCTCATCACTTTGTGGAAAGTGTCTTCGAAGCCTTGTATTGCCATGGCCAGGACATCGGCGATCCGGCAGTCCTGAAACAGCTGCTGCTGCGAGAGCGAGTAGCTTTGAGCGAAGTCGTGCAATTCATGCACAGCGACACGTTCAGTGAGGAATTGCAGGCCAGCGAAGCCACGGCTGCGGCGTGGGCGGGGCGTGTGATTCCATCTTTGCGCATCAACGGTACGGTGGTATTCGGTGCGCAGACACCGAGTGTTCTGGCGCCGATGCTTGGCTTCTTCGGCGCTCAGCAAGAATGA